One genomic segment of Aythya fuligula isolate bAytFul2 chromosome 5, bAytFul2.pri, whole genome shotgun sequence includes these proteins:
- the FJX1 gene encoding four-jointed box protein 1 has product MERGGRAALGLLALGALLGLCALPPPAPGPQRGEPRQGGQKTFRALLAVGREQQQEQEQQQEEQEAAGRAAPVRRGIFWSRELEARVPRGFAAEEAAAWPAAARAARVSSLERGGCGRSSNRLARLSDGSRACVRYGVSPEQIQGEALSYHLAGVLGMQQRLPPMALALVEPRGRQWEPVREELRGSLWAEGAVVSLTRWVDNLTAVVAPAPWGSEAGGGRRPRALSAAELGGLPAAQLVELVQWSDLILFDYLTANFDRLASNLFSLQWDPRVMRRATSNLLRGPDGGLVFMDNEAGLVHGYRLLAVWDPYHEPLLRSVCVFREGTARRVAELHRRRSAAAELRRRYRAREPLWAHLGFLSERQAELLQARVDFVHRHIAHCRAQAAVL; this is encoded by the coding sequence atggagcggggcggccgcgcggcgctggggctgctggcgCTGGGCgcgctgctggggctctgcgcGCTGCCCCCGCCGGCGCCCGGCCCGCAGCGGGGCGAGCCCCGGCAAGGCGGGCAGAAAACTTTCCGGGCGCTGCTGGCCGTGGgccgggagcagcagcaggagcaggagcagcagcaggaggagcaggaggcggccgggcgggcggcgccggTGCGGCGGGGCATCTTCTGGAGCCGGGAGCTGGAGGCGCGGGTGCCGCGGGGCTTCGCGGCCGAGGAGGCGGCGGCGTGGCCGGCGGCCGCCCGAGCCGCGCGGGTGTCGTCGCTGGAGCGCGGCGGCTGCGGGCGCAGCTCCAACCGGCTGGCCAGGCTGTCGGACGGGAGCCGGGCCTGCGTGCGCTACGGGGTGAGCCCGGAGCAGATCCAGGGCGAGGCGCTGTCCTACCACCTGGCCGGCGTGCTGGGCATGCAGCAGCGCCTGCCGCCCATGGCGCTGGCGCTGGTGGAGCCCCGCGGGCGGCAGTGGGAGCCGGTGCGGGAGGAGCTGCGCGGCTCGCTGTGGGCCGAGGGCGCGGTGGTCAGCCTGACCCGCTGGGTGGACAACCTGACGGCCGTGGTGGCCCCCGCGCCCTGGGGCAGcgaggcgggcggcgggcggcggccgcgggcgCTGTCGGCGGCGGAGCTGGGTGGGCTGCCCGCGGCGCAGCTGGTGGAGCTGGTGCAGTGGAGCGACCTGATCCTCTTCGACTACCTGACGGCCAACTTCGACCGCCTGGCCAGCAACCTCTTCAGCCTGCAGTGGGACCCGCGCGTCATGCGGCGCGCCACCAGCAACCTGCTGCGCGGGCCCGACGGCGGGCTGGTCTTCATGGACAACGAGGCCGGGTTGGTGCACGGCTACCGCCTGCTCGCCGTCTGGGACCCCTACCACGAGCCGCTGCTGCGCTCCGTCTGTGTCTTCCGCGAGGGCACGGCCAGGCGGGTGGCCGAGCTGCACCGCCgccgcagcgccgccgccgAGCTGCGCCGCCGGTACCGCGCCCGAGAGCCCCTCTGGGCCCACCTGGGCTTCCTCTCGGAGCGCCAGGCCGAGCTGCTGCAGGCCCGCGTCGACTTCGTGCACCGCCACATCGCCCACTGCCGCGCGCAGGCCGCCGTGCTCTGA